Proteins from one Daphnia pulicaria isolate SC F1-1A chromosome 3, SC_F0-13Bv2, whole genome shotgun sequence genomic window:
- the LOC124328982 gene encoding restin homolog isoform X5: MERKSFGFTQSRFMTKKPSPHRNSETTTASPIVTPPANPFSRKPPQNPATSGQSSETGELAHHEPQMEMGACFPGFFHSTRSSPTNRPSRFFSPASKKIEEYPFTPTIKSTNWRGDDTRSPITPADSPSPRVTSHPTSFESSGEVEGLFIHRPHISAGLPSFFQRPFSSPASEFSFTPKRKPTVAEISPDKSSSPIGFASSSVTPFSTPSRFKANSFLHTTNRSSEQQQLPIETQDQQFKDESGASAGANDSEHSAFYRFQLNETVDSEKPYLDDSNRERKSSSDWMNESSFQSDQEKTSFEREVRSLTEKLLAAAANTESNTKAENTSLKRELSKSQQQICHLEAQFDELKKNQSEAIKRASDLSREKETLHSHIRNLQEQVSAVEEQLEQKQGQCEMVNSQLEDKEQRLKEALERISTLEELLRSSDERLSALQTQLQQVLSEREAAEHKVNALTGQVDCLQENLSTLGLTMSNAENNFHSALNDYKDKQEKLAKELANYQITESALKNACTDFDSVKEELGSCTNELIKARADSKAIEKEKLELEEHFACLNEKYSICERSLCTAQENISSLELTLSALEAEIQQLKLHLETSSTELSATGEKASKFQEDNEVLRSQLDSLRKNFNDSEENLRLNLTKVQQVLDCEIAAHTETKMSAVKMLSDTKNALEFQVNELQENCVVVERKKELVKQELDSERSAHSETKSDLELCKNQLEEDRNRHLLELSKVQDTVNILKDEKNQLKSEIDEFRGNLVAAFSQNESIKKELDNERTVHNETMSYWKSCKDQLVNDKYQHSVELSKIQNAMKVLSDQNKFLEAQVNELKGNIGEAERQNKSIKQELDCEITAHQEAKSNWKLTQNHLEDDQNEQSVEISKLQSTLQIMNDQKKFLEAQVNDLQCKLVAAGRNHEAIREKHLSFERQLEFSAIEISTLRVEAQEQSNRNNELQAQLDEIRMKSALTEDNLKAALSKSRKELDSQRETYQETVRNLTEARFQLRSSESTCNETLFDRTKLQAEIANLLNEKLKIEEKAQCLERTVRAQEQNIEAVTENNLKLMKDKLEIEETVKRLEKELSFQEQNLAVLTAGNASLKQSLSAYEEYIKITHQKCQLVFTENSGAMNNARNLIDEIKILNEKMEIIRQNAEVVDEDFKDLNFSFEKFIETKNSSFMEIWERLQDKQFCLTSSVEALQRATIEKSSLENEISGLKTEKMEFENKIKTLTENSVTSESTQEKLRNRNAVLENMKSSASQQILDLQKRVHSVEAELALSNEKAQELAKEKSSLENQLGSLRRQLQASQDKSEKTIRMLIADKEELEKSTKTLTETTVKWKSAYEQMRNRNSALNSSVASSSQQISNLQQSVDALETELKSSNEKARDFCVYKTNQESQLGSLRQQLQVCQEKSSRDLEKLRTQMEIERASHEDYKTRLGVTISNPQESKVLTNEIKHGCPKVASKLSKRFVNDNQNSNAQRNEMLSAPSVVTNEEFQRRPLNDCRTQLETGKTSHKNQYINSESPSSELGLANCLEDTVNISSKNKAADKRGSETLATDGENKPVEIVEESPPSVTRKAATRSAAAAAKRPLSVIKIECEYSSNTSSNEQRATEINNEAYAIRGRKKLVPTPSPPYAFPTPSPISVDNKHVQQNPKSPAKVVRARKEEAQVSANDSFSATPFPPAKQTYARKRLSMTARTCKTNSSPVPPSPLSARVAKKPRNK, from the exons ATGGAAAGGAAATCTTTTGGCTTCACACAGTCGAGGTTTAtgacaaaaaaaccttcaccACACAGAAACAGTGAGACTACTACTGCATCTCCCATTGTTACCCCTCCTGCCAACCCTTTCTCTCGTAAGCCACCACAGAACCCTGCAACTTCTGGACAAAGTAGTGAAACAGGTGAACTTGCTCATCATGAACCTCAAATGGAAATGGGGGCATGCTTTCCAGGTTTCTTCCATAGCACACGGAGCTCACCTACCAACCGTCCAAGTCGATTTTTTTCACCTGCTTcgaagaaaattgaagaatATCCTTTCACACCTACTATCAAATCCACAAACTGGCGTGGTGATGACACGAGATCGCCTATTACACCTGCGGATAGTCCATCACCTCGTGTGACATCGCACCCGACCTCTTTTGAATCTAGTGGTGAAGTGGAAGGACTTTTCATCCATCGACCACATATCAGCGCCGGTCTTCCAAGTTTCTTCCAACGTCCATTTAGTTCACCCGCttcagaattttcttttacgCCTAAAAGGAAACCAACTGTGGCCGAGATAAGTCCTGACAAATCTTCATCCCCCATCGGGTTTGCTAGTAGCAGTGTTACGCCTTTTAGTACACCATCACGATTTAAAGCAAACAGCTTCTTGCATACTACAAATAGAAGCTCTGAG cagcagcaactaCCCATCGAAACTCAAGACCAGCAATTTAAAGATGAAAGTGGAGCTTCTGCAGGTGCTAACGATTCAGAACATTCGGCCTTCTATCGATTCCAATTAAACGAAACAGTTGATAGTGAAAAACCTTATTTGGACGATAGTAATA gggaaagaaaaagtagttCAGACTGGATGAATGAGTCTTCATTTCAATCTGACCAAGAGAAAACCTCATTCGAAAGGGAAGTGCGATCGTTAACCGAAAAATTGCTAGCGGCCGCTGCAAATACTGAGTCAAATACCAAGGCAGAGAACACATCTTTAAAGAGAGAATTAAGTAAGTCGCAGCAGCAAATTTGTCATTTAGAAGCGCAGTTTGATGagctgaaaaaaaatcaatcggaG GCTATCAAAAGAGCCAGTGATCTGTCGCGTGAAAAGGAAACGTTGCATAGTCACATTAGAAACTTACAGGAACAAGTTTCCGCTGTCGAAGAGCAACTTGAACAGAAGCAAGGTCAGTGTGAAATGGTGAATTCACAGTTAGAAGACAAGGAGCAACGGCTGAAAGAGGCACTTGAACGCATTTCGACGCTAGAAGAATTATTACGATCATCAGATGAACGACTCTCTGCCCTTCAAACCCAGTTGCAACAAGTTCTAAGTGAACGCGAAGcg GCGGAACATAAAGTAAACGCACTAACTGGGCAAGTTGATTGCCTCCAAGAAAATCTCTCTACTTTAGGATTAACGATGTCCAacgctgaaaataattttcactCTGCCCTGAACGACTACAAAGACAAACAGGAGAAGCTTGCGAAAGAGCTAGCCAACTATCAAATTACGGAATCTGCCTTGAAAAATGCTTGTACCGACTTTGATTCTGTAAAAGAAGAACTCGGAAGCTGTACTAATGAATTGATTAAG GCGCGAGCAGATTCTAAAGCCATTGAGAAAGAGAAACTTGAATTAGAGGAACATTTTGCTTGTCTCAATGAAAAGTATTCGATTTGTGAACGATCGCTGTGTACTGCTCAAGAAAATATCTCTTCACTTGAGTTGACACTCAGTGCACTTGAAGCCGAGATTCAACAGCTTAAACTTCATTTGGAAACGTCTTCTACAGAACTCTCCGCT acgggagaaaaagcgTCGAAATTTCAAGAGGATAACGAGGTGTTGCGTTCTCAGTTAGATTCTTTgcggaaaaattttaatgattctgAAGAAAACCTTCGATTGAACTTAACTAAAGTACAACAAGTACTCGATTGCGAAATAGCAGCGCACACTGAAACTAAAATGTCGGCAGTGAAGATGTTGAGCGATACTAAAAATGCCTTGGAATTTCAAGTAAATGAATTGCAAGAAAATTGTGTAGTGGTTGAACGTAAAAAAGAATTAGTCAAACAAGAACTCGACAGTGAACGATCGGCACACAGTGAGACTAAATCTGACTTAGAACTATGCAAGAACCAATTAGAAGAAGATCGGAATCGTCATTTATTGGAATTGTCTAAG GTCCAGGATactgtaaatattttgaaggATGAGAAAAATCAGCTGAAATCTGAAATCGACGAGTTCCGGGGAAATTTGGTTGCGGCGTTCAGccaaaatgaatcaattaagaaagAATTGGACAACGAAAGAACGGTGCACAACGAGACAATGTCATATTGGAAAAGTTGTAAGGATCAACTGGTAAACGATAAATATCAACATTCTGTCGAACTATCCAAG ATTCAAAATGCGATGAAGGTGTTGAGCGACCAAAATAAATTCCTTGAAGCTCaagtaaatgaattgaaaggaAACATAGGAGAGGCTGAGCGCCAAAATAAATCGATCAAGCAAGAATTGGACTGTGAAATAACAGCGCACCAGGAAGCAAAATCAAACTGGAAACTTACCCAGAATCATTTGGAAGACGACCAGAACGAACAGTCAGTCGAAATATCGAAA CTTCAGAGTACTTTGCAGATAATGAACGACCAGAAAAAATTCCTGGAAGCCCAAGTTAATGATTTGCAGTGCAAATTGGTTGCGGCTGGACGAAATCATGAAGCGATCCGAGAGAAACACCTTTCGTTTGAACGTCAATTGGAATTCTCAGCAATAGAAATTTCAACT TTGAGGGTAGAAGCTCAAGAGCAATCCAACAGAAATAACGAACTCCAGGCTCAACTTGATGAAATACGGATGAAATCTGCATTAACAGAAGATAACTTGAAGGCAGCATTGAGTAAATCTCGCAAGGAGCTCGATTCGCAACGAGAAACTTATCAGGAGACCGTGCGAAATTTGACGGAAGCACGTTTTCAACTTCGTTCCTCAGAAAGTACATGCAACGAAACTCTTTTCGATCGAACCAAG ctACAGGCCGAAATAGCCAATCTCTTGAACGAGAAACTGAAAATCGAAGAAAAAGCCCAGTGTTTGGAAAGAACAGTGAGAGCTCAAGAGCAGAATATTGAAGCAGTCACAGAAAACAATCTCAAGCTAATGAAGGACAAACTGGAAATCGAAGAAACAGTCAAACGTCTGGAAAAGGAATTAAGTTTTCAGGAGCAGAATCTGGCCGTACTTACTGCAGGCAATGCTTCTTTGAAACAATCGCTTAGCGCTTacgaagaatatataaaaatcacCCATCAAAAGTGTCAACTCGTTTTCACTGAAAACTCTGGA gctATGAATAATGCAAGAAATCTGAtagatgaaattaaaatattgaacgagaaaatggaaatcatcCGACAAAATGCCGAAGTTGTTGATGAAGATTTTaaggatttaaatttttcttttgaaaagttCATAGAGACGAAGAACTCCTCCTTTATGGAAATCTGGGAACGTCTACAGGATAAACAGTTCTGTCTTACATCTTCGGTTGAAGCGCTACAAAGAGCAACCATCGAAAAGTCCTCG TTGGAAAATGAGATATCCGGgttgaaaactgaaaaaatggAGTTCGAGAACAAAATCAAGACGTTAACAGAAAACTCAGTAACATCGGAATCTACCCAAGAAAAACTTCGAAACAGAAATGCTGTTCTAGAGAACATGAAATCATCAGCAAGTCAACAGATTTTAGATCTTCAAAAGCGCGTGCATTCAGTAGAAGCTGAACTAGCCTTA TCAAACGAAAAAGCCCAAGAACTGGCGAAGGAGAAATCGAGTCTGGAAAATCAACTAGGTTCATTACGCCGCCAGTTGCAAGCGTCCCAGgacaaaagtgaaaaaactATTCGAATGCTGATTGCAGATAAGGAAGAGCTTGAGAAAAGCACCAAAACACTGACAGAAACCACAGTTAAGTGGAAATCTGCTTACGAACAAATGCGCAATCGAAACTCGGCTCTAAATAGTTCGGTGGCTTCGTCAAGTCAGCAGATTTCAAATCTTCAGCAAAGTGTCGATGCTCTGGAAACGGAGCTAAAATCG tCGAATGAAAAAGCTAGAGATTTCTGTGTGTATAAAACAAATCAGGAGTCTCAGCTAGGATCACTTCGCCAACAGCTGCAAGTGTGTCAAGAGAAGTCCAGTCGGGATTTGGAAAAATTGCGAACCCAAATGGAAATCGAAAGAGCCTCTCACGAAGACTACAAAACGCGTCTTGGCGTCACTATCAGTAATCCTCAGGAATCCAAAGTGCTTACGAATGAAATTAAGCATGGATGCCCAAAG GTCGCGAGCAAATTAAGTAAGAGATTCGTGAACGATAACCAAAACTCGAATGCTCAGCGAAATGAAATGCTATCAGCACCATCAGTTGTCACCAACGAAGAATTTCAGAGACGACCGTTGAACGACTGTCGTACGCAATTAGAAACGGGGAAGACGTCACATAAAAACCAGTACATCAACTCGGAAAGTCCTTCAAGTGAATTGGGTCTTGCAAACTGCCTCGAAGACACCGTCAACATTTCTTCTAAG AATAAGGCCGCAGACAAACGGGGCAGTGAAACATTAGCAACGGACGGAGAAAATAAGCCGGTTGAAATTGTTGAAGAATCTCCACCTTCGGTTACTCGAAAG GCTGCTACAAGAAGTGCGGCGGCTGCTGCCAAACGACCACTTTCCGTTATTAAGATAGAATGCGAG taTTCTTCTAACACCAGTAGCAACGAGCAACGTGCAACTGAGATCAACAATGAGGCATACGCAATTCGTGGGCGGAAAAAG TTGGTTCCCACTCCATCTCCACCATATGCTTTTCCGACGCCGTCGCCAATATCAGTAGATAACAAACATGTCCAACAG AATCCAAAATCACCGGCAAAAGTTGTCAGAgctcgaaaagaagaagctcaAGTCAGCGCTAACGATTCCTTCTCAGCGACACCTTTTCCACCGGCTAAGCAGACTTACGCCCGAAAACGCTTATCGATGACTGCCCGTACCTGCAAAACCAACTCAAGTCCAGTCCCTCCCAGCCCGCTCTCAGCTCGGGTAGCTAAGAAACCTCGTAACAAgtag
- the LOC124328982 gene encoding restin homolog isoform X4 has protein sequence MERKSFGFTQSRFMTKKPSPHRNSETTTASPIVTPPANPFSRKPPQNPATSGQSSETGELAHHEPQMEMGACFPGFFHSTRSSPTNRPSRFFSPASKKIEEYPFTPTIKSTNWRGDDTRSPITPADSPSPRVTSHPTSFESSGEVEGLFIHRPHISAGLPSFFQRPFSSPASEFSFTPKRKPTVAEISPDKSSSPIGFASSSVTPFSTPSRFKANSFLHTTNRSSEQLCVLKQQQLPIETQDQQFKDESGASAGANDSEHSAFYRFQLNETVDSEKPYLDDSNRERKSSSDWMNESSFQSDQEKTSFEREVRSLTEKLLAAAANTESNTKAENTSLKRELSKSQQQICHLEAQFDELKKNQSEAIKRASDLSREKETLHSHIRNLQEQVSAVEEQLEQKQGQCEMVNSQLEDKEQRLKEALERISTLEELLRSSDERLSALQTQLQQVLSEREAAEHKVNALTGQVDCLQENLSTLGLTMSNAENNFHSALNDYKDKQEKLAKELANYQITESALKNACTDFDSVKEELGSCTNELIKARADSKAIEKEKLELEEHFACLNEKYSICERSLCTAQENISSLELTLSALEAEIQQLKLHLETSSTELSATGEKASKFQEDNEVLRSQLDSLRKNFNDSEENLRLNLTKVQQVLDCEIAAHTETKMSAVKMLSDTKNALEFQVNELQENCVVVERKKELVKQELDSERSAHSETKSDLELCKNQLEEDRNRHLLELSKVQDTVNILKDEKNQLKSEIDEFRGNLVAAFSQNESIKKELDNERTVHNETMSYWKSCKDQLVNDKYQHSVELSKIQNAMKVLSDQNKFLEAQVNELKGNIGEAERQNKSIKQELDCEITAHQEAKSNWKLTQNHLEDDQNEQSVEISKSTLQIMNDQKKFLEAQVNDLQCKLVAAGRNHEAIREKHLSFERQLEFSAIEISTLRVEAQEQSNRNNELQAQLDEIRMKSALTEDNLKAALSKSRKELDSQRETYQETVRNLTEARFQLRSSESTCNETLFDRTKLQAEIANLLNEKLKIEEKAQCLERTVRAQEQNIEAVTENNLKLMKDKLEIEETVKRLEKELSFQEQNLAVLTAGNASLKQSLSAYEEYIKITHQKCQLVFTENSGAMNNARNLIDEIKILNEKMEIIRQNAEVVDEDFKDLNFSFEKFIETKNSSFMEIWERLQDKQFCLTSSVEALQRATIEKSSLENEISGLKTEKMEFENKIKTLTENSVTSESTQEKLRNRNAVLENMKSSASQQILDLQKRVHSVEAELALSNEKAQELAKEKSSLENQLGSLRRQLQASQDKSEKTIRMLIADKEELEKSTKTLTETTVKWKSAYEQMRNRNSALNSSVASSSQQISNLQQSVDALETELKSSNEKARDFCVYKTNQESQLGSLRQQLQVCQEKSSRDLEKLRTQMEIERASHEDYKTRLGVTISNPQESKVLTNEIKHGCPKVASKLSKRFVNDNQNSNAQRNEMLSAPSVVTNEEFQRRPLNDCRTQLETGKTSHKNQYINSESPSSELGLANCLEDTVNISSKNKAADKRGSETLATDGENKPVEIVEESPPSVTRKAATRSAAAAAKRPLSVIKIECEYSSNTSSNEQRATEINNEAYAIRGRKKLVPTPSPPYAFPTPSPISVDNKHVQQNPKSPAKVVRARKEEAQVSANDSFSATPFPPAKQTYARKRLSMTARTCKTNSSPVPPSPLSARVAKKPRNK, from the exons ATGGAAAGGAAATCTTTTGGCTTCACACAGTCGAGGTTTAtgacaaaaaaaccttcaccACACAGAAACAGTGAGACTACTACTGCATCTCCCATTGTTACCCCTCCTGCCAACCCTTTCTCTCGTAAGCCACCACAGAACCCTGCAACTTCTGGACAAAGTAGTGAAACAGGTGAACTTGCTCATCATGAACCTCAAATGGAAATGGGGGCATGCTTTCCAGGTTTCTTCCATAGCACACGGAGCTCACCTACCAACCGTCCAAGTCGATTTTTTTCACCTGCTTcgaagaaaattgaagaatATCCTTTCACACCTACTATCAAATCCACAAACTGGCGTGGTGATGACACGAGATCGCCTATTACACCTGCGGATAGTCCATCACCTCGTGTGACATCGCACCCGACCTCTTTTGAATCTAGTGGTGAAGTGGAAGGACTTTTCATCCATCGACCACATATCAGCGCCGGTCTTCCAAGTTTCTTCCAACGTCCATTTAGTTCACCCGCttcagaattttcttttacgCCTAAAAGGAAACCAACTGTGGCCGAGATAAGTCCTGACAAATCTTCATCCCCCATCGGGTTTGCTAGTAGCAGTGTTACGCCTTTTAGTACACCATCACGATTTAAAGCAAACAGCTTCTTGCATACTACAAATAGAAGCTCTGAG caattgtgtgtgttaaagcagcagcaactaCCCATCGAAACTCAAGACCAGCAATTTAAAGATGAAAGTGGAGCTTCTGCAGGTGCTAACGATTCAGAACATTCGGCCTTCTATCGATTCCAATTAAACGAAACAGTTGATAGTGAAAAACCTTATTTGGACGATAGTAATA gggaaagaaaaagtagttCAGACTGGATGAATGAGTCTTCATTTCAATCTGACCAAGAGAAAACCTCATTCGAAAGGGAAGTGCGATCGTTAACCGAAAAATTGCTAGCGGCCGCTGCAAATACTGAGTCAAATACCAAGGCAGAGAACACATCTTTAAAGAGAGAATTAAGTAAGTCGCAGCAGCAAATTTGTCATTTAGAAGCGCAGTTTGATGagctgaaaaaaaatcaatcggaG GCTATCAAAAGAGCCAGTGATCTGTCGCGTGAAAAGGAAACGTTGCATAGTCACATTAGAAACTTACAGGAACAAGTTTCCGCTGTCGAAGAGCAACTTGAACAGAAGCAAGGTCAGTGTGAAATGGTGAATTCACAGTTAGAAGACAAGGAGCAACGGCTGAAAGAGGCACTTGAACGCATTTCGACGCTAGAAGAATTATTACGATCATCAGATGAACGACTCTCTGCCCTTCAAACCCAGTTGCAACAAGTTCTAAGTGAACGCGAAGcg GCGGAACATAAAGTAAACGCACTAACTGGGCAAGTTGATTGCCTCCAAGAAAATCTCTCTACTTTAGGATTAACGATGTCCAacgctgaaaataattttcactCTGCCCTGAACGACTACAAAGACAAACAGGAGAAGCTTGCGAAAGAGCTAGCCAACTATCAAATTACGGAATCTGCCTTGAAAAATGCTTGTACCGACTTTGATTCTGTAAAAGAAGAACTCGGAAGCTGTACTAATGAATTGATTAAG GCGCGAGCAGATTCTAAAGCCATTGAGAAAGAGAAACTTGAATTAGAGGAACATTTTGCTTGTCTCAATGAAAAGTATTCGATTTGTGAACGATCGCTGTGTACTGCTCAAGAAAATATCTCTTCACTTGAGTTGACACTCAGTGCACTTGAAGCCGAGATTCAACAGCTTAAACTTCATTTGGAAACGTCTTCTACAGAACTCTCCGCT acgggagaaaaagcgTCGAAATTTCAAGAGGATAACGAGGTGTTGCGTTCTCAGTTAGATTCTTTgcggaaaaattttaatgattctgAAGAAAACCTTCGATTGAACTTAACTAAAGTACAACAAGTACTCGATTGCGAAATAGCAGCGCACACTGAAACTAAAATGTCGGCAGTGAAGATGTTGAGCGATACTAAAAATGCCTTGGAATTTCAAGTAAATGAATTGCAAGAAAATTGTGTAGTGGTTGAACGTAAAAAAGAATTAGTCAAACAAGAACTCGACAGTGAACGATCGGCACACAGTGAGACTAAATCTGACTTAGAACTATGCAAGAACCAATTAGAAGAAGATCGGAATCGTCATTTATTGGAATTGTCTAAG GTCCAGGATactgtaaatattttgaaggATGAGAAAAATCAGCTGAAATCTGAAATCGACGAGTTCCGGGGAAATTTGGTTGCGGCGTTCAGccaaaatgaatcaattaagaaagAATTGGACAACGAAAGAACGGTGCACAACGAGACAATGTCATATTGGAAAAGTTGTAAGGATCAACTGGTAAACGATAAATATCAACATTCTGTCGAACTATCCAAG ATTCAAAATGCGATGAAGGTGTTGAGCGACCAAAATAAATTCCTTGAAGCTCaagtaaatgaattgaaaggaAACATAGGAGAGGCTGAGCGCCAAAATAAATCGATCAAGCAAGAATTGGACTGTGAAATAACAGCGCACCAGGAAGCAAAATCAAACTGGAAACTTACCCAGAATCATTTGGAAGACGACCAGAACGAACAGTCAGTCGAAATATCGAAA AGTACTTTGCAGATAATGAACGACCAGAAAAAATTCCTGGAAGCCCAAGTTAATGATTTGCAGTGCAAATTGGTTGCGGCTGGACGAAATCATGAAGCGATCCGAGAGAAACACCTTTCGTTTGAACGTCAATTGGAATTCTCAGCAATAGAAATTTCAACT TTGAGGGTAGAAGCTCAAGAGCAATCCAACAGAAATAACGAACTCCAGGCTCAACTTGATGAAATACGGATGAAATCTGCATTAACAGAAGATAACTTGAAGGCAGCATTGAGTAAATCTCGCAAGGAGCTCGATTCGCAACGAGAAACTTATCAGGAGACCGTGCGAAATTTGACGGAAGCACGTTTTCAACTTCGTTCCTCAGAAAGTACATGCAACGAAACTCTTTTCGATCGAACCAAG ctACAGGCCGAAATAGCCAATCTCTTGAACGAGAAACTGAAAATCGAAGAAAAAGCCCAGTGTTTGGAAAGAACAGTGAGAGCTCAAGAGCAGAATATTGAAGCAGTCACAGAAAACAATCTCAAGCTAATGAAGGACAAACTGGAAATCGAAGAAACAGTCAAACGTCTGGAAAAGGAATTAAGTTTTCAGGAGCAGAATCTGGCCGTACTTACTGCAGGCAATGCTTCTTTGAAACAATCGCTTAGCGCTTacgaagaatatataaaaatcacCCATCAAAAGTGTCAACTCGTTTTCACTGAAAACTCTGGA gctATGAATAATGCAAGAAATCTGAtagatgaaattaaaatattgaacgagaaaatggaaatcatcCGACAAAATGCCGAAGTTGTTGATGAAGATTTTaaggatttaaatttttcttttgaaaagttCATAGAGACGAAGAACTCCTCCTTTATGGAAATCTGGGAACGTCTACAGGATAAACAGTTCTGTCTTACATCTTCGGTTGAAGCGCTACAAAGAGCAACCATCGAAAAGTCCTCG TTGGAAAATGAGATATCCGGgttgaaaactgaaaaaatggAGTTCGAGAACAAAATCAAGACGTTAACAGAAAACTCAGTAACATCGGAATCTACCCAAGAAAAACTTCGAAACAGAAATGCTGTTCTAGAGAACATGAAATCATCAGCAAGTCAACAGATTTTAGATCTTCAAAAGCGCGTGCATTCAGTAGAAGCTGAACTAGCCTTA TCAAACGAAAAAGCCCAAGAACTGGCGAAGGAGAAATCGAGTCTGGAAAATCAACTAGGTTCATTACGCCGCCAGTTGCAAGCGTCCCAGgacaaaagtgaaaaaactATTCGAATGCTGATTGCAGATAAGGAAGAGCTTGAGAAAAGCACCAAAACACTGACAGAAACCACAGTTAAGTGGAAATCTGCTTACGAACAAATGCGCAATCGAAACTCGGCTCTAAATAGTTCGGTGGCTTCGTCAAGTCAGCAGATTTCAAATCTTCAGCAAAGTGTCGATGCTCTGGAAACGGAGCTAAAATCG tCGAATGAAAAAGCTAGAGATTTCTGTGTGTATAAAACAAATCAGGAGTCTCAGCTAGGATCACTTCGCCAACAGCTGCAAGTGTGTCAAGAGAAGTCCAGTCGGGATTTGGAAAAATTGCGAACCCAAATGGAAATCGAAAGAGCCTCTCACGAAGACTACAAAACGCGTCTTGGCGTCACTATCAGTAATCCTCAGGAATCCAAAGTGCTTACGAATGAAATTAAGCATGGATGCCCAAAG GTCGCGAGCAAATTAAGTAAGAGATTCGTGAACGATAACCAAAACTCGAATGCTCAGCGAAATGAAATGCTATCAGCACCATCAGTTGTCACCAACGAAGAATTTCAGAGACGACCGTTGAACGACTGTCGTACGCAATTAGAAACGGGGAAGACGTCACATAAAAACCAGTACATCAACTCGGAAAGTCCTTCAAGTGAATTGGGTCTTGCAAACTGCCTCGAAGACACCGTCAACATTTCTTCTAAG AATAAGGCCGCAGACAAACGGGGCAGTGAAACATTAGCAACGGACGGAGAAAATAAGCCGGTTGAAATTGTTGAAGAATCTCCACCTTCGGTTACTCGAAAG GCTGCTACAAGAAGTGCGGCGGCTGCTGCCAAACGACCACTTTCCGTTATTAAGATAGAATGCGAG taTTCTTCTAACACCAGTAGCAACGAGCAACGTGCAACTGAGATCAACAATGAGGCATACGCAATTCGTGGGCGGAAAAAG TTGGTTCCCACTCCATCTCCACCATATGCTTTTCCGACGCCGTCGCCAATATCAGTAGATAACAAACATGTCCAACAG AATCCAAAATCACCGGCAAAAGTTGTCAGAgctcgaaaagaagaagctcaAGTCAGCGCTAACGATTCCTTCTCAGCGACACCTTTTCCACCGGCTAAGCAGACTTACGCCCGAAAACGCTTATCGATGACTGCCCGTACCTGCAAAACCAACTCAAGTCCAGTCCCTCCCAGCCCGCTCTCAGCTCGGGTAGCTAAGAAACCTCGTAACAAgtag